The following are from one region of the Coffea eugenioides isolate CCC68of chromosome 2, Ceug_1.0, whole genome shotgun sequence genome:
- the LOC113759838 gene encoding uncharacterized protein LOC113759838, with product MEEFNSSMFTCGLSPVDFVGCPFTWTNCTVWQRLDRALINSRWAAAYSVTKVSHFPRGRSDHAPLLIKAGSGLTVPPSFRFFNVWHRHPAFLEMVSTVWHQTGSGVGMNLFFSMLASLRAHLRKWSKEEFGNIFARVKSAEETYKQREAEFDSNGGEPLKLRLYEARAVYLRELWWSASSGDKRRCCGGSRRATRTPPFFAQWLNREGTPITFLESKMKSSGYAHSPELPSELPRVNAEEDEMLRRLPELEEIRAVVFSMDANSAPGPNGFGAGFYQQCWEVIKGDLLVVVQDFFRGIEQPRGFSSALLVLIPKIGFVPGRGIVDNILLAHDLMLELDWKLAHPNLVLKLDMEKAYDRVEWPFLLFMLRSYGFSEVSVDLLFRTLSNSWFSVLINGQPTGFFKSSRGVRQGDPLSPALFLLVAEFLGRGLQ from the exons ATGGAGGAATTCAATTCGTCTATGTTCACGTGTGGACTTTCTCCAGTGGATTTCGTTGGTTGCCCATTTACCTGGACGAACTGCACGGTGTGGCAGCGGTTGGACAGGGCTCTCATTAACTCCCGGTGGGCGGCGGCATACTCGGTCACGAAGGTCTCTCACTTCCCCCGCGGCCGGTCCGATCACGCGCCACTCTTGATCAAGGCAGGGTCGGGATTGACAGTCCCACCTTCATTCAGGTTTTTCAACGTGTGGCATCGCCACCCCGCTTTTTTGGAGATGGTGTCCACGGTCTGGCATCAAACGGGCTCAGGAGTCGGGATGAATCTATTTTTTTCTATGTTGGCTTCTCTTCGAGCTCATCTAAGAAAGTGGAGCAAGGAGGAATTTGGCAATATATTTGCTCGGGTAAAATCAGCAGAGGAGACATACAAGCAAAGGGAGGCGGAGTTTGATTCAAATGGAGGGGAACCGTTGAAGCTTCGTCTCTATGAAGCTAGGGCGGTGTATCTACGGGAGCTATGGTGGAGTGCGAGTTCTGGCGACAAAAGGCGGTGCTGCGGTGGATCAAGGAGGGCGACGCGAACACCTCCTTTTTTCGCTCAGTGGTTAAACAGAGAAGGAACTCCAATTACATTTCTCGAGTCAAAGATGAAG TCTAGTGGGTATGCCCATTCTCCCGAACTGCCCTCAGAATTACCTAGAGTAAATGCGGAGGAGGATGAGATGTTGCGGCGTTTACCGGAGTTGGAGGAGATTCGAGCAGTAGTTTTCTCCATGGATGCAAATAGCGCTCCGGGGCCGAATGGATTTGGGGCGGGGTTTTATCAGCAGTGCTGGGAGGTTATCAAAGGTGACTTATTGGTGGTTGTGCAGGACTTCTTTAGGGGAATTGAGCAACCCAGAGGCTTCTCAAGTGCGTTACTAGTGCTGATCCCCAAG ATAGGATTTGTCCCCGGAAGGGGTATTGTGGACAATATTCTGTTGGCTCACGATTTGATGTTGGAGCTGGACTGGAAACTCGCTCACCCGAATTTGGTTCTCAAGCTCGATATGGAGAAGGCATATGACAGAGTGGAATGGCCGTTCCTCCTCTTCATGCTGCGGAGTTATGGATTCTCAGAAGTCTCGGTTGACCTCCTCTTCAGGACCCTCTCCAACTCATGGTTCTCGGTGCTGATCAATGGCCAACCCACAGGCTTCTTTAAGTCTAGTAGGGGGGTGCGCCAGGGGGACCCGTTGTCACCTGCGCTCTTTTTGCTCGTGGCTGAGTTTCTGGGGCGGGGTCTCCAGTAG